In Candidatus Krumholzibacteriia bacterium, one genomic interval encodes:
- a CDS encoding cytochrome c-type biogenesis protein CcmH: MKRTSLAAALLLITLTSVALAGYGSEDPRLQELYASFVGPCCWRDNLTIHESGKADQMRADIKAMVAAGQSDKQIKAAMVQQYGKRILVVPEGGAASWLFKTPWMLGLMGLALVVVFLRRMRHAAPAEQPAVIRAD, translated from the coding sequence GTGAAACGCACGTCTCTTGCGGCCGCACTCCTGTTGATAACGCTCACATCCGTCGCTCTTGCCGGTTACGGCTCTGAAGATCCGCGGCTCCAGGAGCTCTATGCGTCATTCGTGGGCCCCTGCTGCTGGCGCGACAATCTCACCATTCATGAGTCCGGAAAGGCCGATCAGATGCGCGCCGATATCAAGGCCATGGTGGCCGCCGGCCAGTCCGACAAGCAGATCAAGGCCGCGATGGTCCAGCAATACGGAAAGCGCATTCTTGTGGTCCCGGAGGGAGGGGCGGCGAGCTGGCTGTTCAAGACGCCGTGGATGCTGGGCCTGATGGGGCTCGCGCTGGTGGTGGTATTCCTGCGCAGGATGCGGCACGCTGCGCCCGCGGAGCAGCCCGCAGTCATTCGCGCGGACTGA
- a CDS encoding ParA family protein produces the protein MDHTTVAAFLNQKGGVGKTTTVANVGAGLAILGSRVLLVDLDPQGHLTRFLGIDRDEIHHTIHDVLRGDINAAAAIMSKPLNARLHMENRVDTMSMSLIPASLDFADAEVALVRASDRDYLLKRAITNMDREYDYILFDCSPSLGLITTNALVAASTAFIPVQTEYLAMESIEDLLKWIESVRARFNPTLEVGGMIATRFDGRKVLSRMVVETLRERYGALLLDAIIRDNIALAESPRYGKDIFSYRPRSFGADDYLGLCNEIMDRVSAPSEDDSLDLDELESYVSEPFRPTGADY, from the coding sequence ATGGATCACACGACAGTTGCGGCTTTCCTCAATCAGAAGGGTGGCGTCGGCAAGACCACCACGGTGGCCAATGTCGGCGCGGGGCTGGCGATACTGGGAAGCCGCGTACTGCTCGTGGACCTCGATCCCCAGGGTCACCTGACGCGCTTCCTGGGCATTGACCGCGACGAAATCCACCACACCATCCACGACGTGCTGCGCGGCGACATCAACGCCGCGGCGGCGATCATGAGCAAGCCGTTGAACGCCCGGCTGCACATGGAAAACCGCGTGGACACCATGTCGATGTCGCTGATCCCGGCCTCACTCGATTTCGCGGACGCCGAAGTGGCCCTCGTGCGCGCCAGCGATCGCGATTACCTGCTCAAGCGTGCCATCACCAACATGGATCGGGAGTACGACTACATCCTGTTCGACTGTTCCCCGAGCCTGGGTCTCATCACGACCAATGCGCTGGTCGCCGCAAGCACGGCGTTCATTCCGGTGCAAACGGAATACCTGGCCATGGAGAGCATCGAGGACCTACTCAAGTGGATCGAATCGGTGCGCGCGCGCTTCAATCCGACGCTGGAAGTGGGGGGGATGATCGCAACGCGCTTCGATGGACGCAAGGTGCTGAGCCGCATGGTGGTGGAGACTTTGCGCGAGCGTTACGGCGCGCTGTTGCTCGACGCAATCATCCGCGACAACATCGCGCTGGCGGAGTCGCCGCGCTACGGCAAGGATATCTTCAGTTACCGTCCGCGCAGTTTCGGCGCGGATGACTACCTGGGACTGTGCAACGAAATCATGGACCGCGTGAGCGCGCCATCGGAGGACGATTCGCTCGATCTCGACGAACTGGAGAGCTACGTCAGCGAACCCTTCCGGCCCACCGGGGCGGATTACTGA
- a CDS encoding hemolysin III family protein, with protein sequence MPASNPDEHFPAGEELAHSVTHGAGLILSIAALVVMVVVSVKEGGTMRVVACSIYGATLVILYASSTFYHALSAGRGKRVFGILDHAAIFLLIAGTYTPFTLVTMNGKWGWSIFGAVWGLAIAGVLLEVFTRGRARRLQLILYLAMGWAIVSAVKPLLRGLGTEGLVLLAAGGLAYTFGVVFFVWKKMPYHHAVWHLFVLAGSICHFFAVLLYVIP encoded by the coding sequence ATGCCTGCCAGCAACCCCGACGAGCACTTCCCGGCTGGAGAAGAACTGGCCCACAGCGTCACCCACGGCGCGGGGCTTATCCTGTCAATCGCCGCACTCGTGGTCATGGTGGTCGTCTCCGTCAAAGAGGGAGGCACCATGCGTGTGGTGGCATGCAGCATTTATGGAGCGACGCTCGTTATCCTGTACGCCTCATCGACTTTCTACCACGCCCTTTCAGCCGGCCGAGGCAAGCGCGTTTTTGGCATTCTGGACCACGCGGCCATCTTTCTCCTCATCGCCGGCACCTACACCCCGTTCACCCTGGTGACGATGAACGGGAAATGGGGGTGGAGTATCTTCGGGGCCGTGTGGGGGCTGGCCATTGCCGGTGTCCTGCTCGAAGTGTTCACGCGCGGGCGGGCGCGCCGCCTGCAGTTGATCCTCTACCTGGCGATGGGCTGGGCCATTGTTTCCGCGGTGAAACCGCTGCTGAGGGGGCTGGGGACGGAAGGGCTGGTGCTGCTCGCGGCCGGCGGGCTGGCGTACACATTCGGCGTGGTTTTCTTCGTCTGGAAGAAGATGCCCTATCACCACGCGGTGTGGCACCTCTTTGTGCTCGCGGGAAGCATCTGCCACTTCTTTGCGGTCCTGCTCTACGTTATTCCCTAG
- the ettA gene encoding energy-dependent translational throttle protein EttA, whose amino-acid sequence MSHQYVCTLYRLKKVVPPDKLILDDITLAFLPGAKIGVLGHNGAGKSTLLRIMAGVDTDIQGECQTLPGLKIGYLPQEPQLDPSKDVLGNIEEAVAETRALLQRFEAVNAKFAEPMSDDEMTALIEEQARLQDQIDAANAWDLDRQLEIAMDALRCPPPDADVSKISGGERRRVALCRLLLQKPDMLLLDEPTNHLDAESVAWLERYLKEFPGTVVAITHDRYFLDNVAGWILELDRGKGIPWEGNYSSWLEQKERRLATEEKQESARRRTLQREMEWMRMTPKARHQRSKARINQFEELLSEKARERRDRLEIAIPSGPRLGDLVVEARGLRKGYGENILIDGLDLSLPRGGIVGIIGANGAGKTTLFRMITGSEAPDAGDLKVGETVQFAHVDQFRDALDPAKSVWEEISDGEEFIEVGKRKMNSRAYVASFMFKGTEQNKKVGALSGGERNRLHLAKLLKTGGNVLLLDEPTNDLDVNTLRALEDALVEFAGCAVVISHDRWFLDRIATHMLAFEDDGQVKWFEGNYQDYEADRHRRLGHDADQPHRIRYKKIHA is encoded by the coding sequence GTGTCGCACCAGTATGTCTGCACGTTGTATCGCCTGAAGAAAGTCGTCCCGCCGGATAAGCTCATCCTGGATGACATCACCCTCGCCTTTCTCCCCGGCGCCAAGATCGGCGTGCTCGGTCACAACGGCGCCGGCAAGAGCACACTGCTGCGCATCATGGCCGGCGTCGACACCGACATCCAGGGCGAGTGCCAGACGCTGCCCGGCCTGAAGATCGGTTATCTGCCGCAGGAGCCGCAACTCGACCCGTCCAAGGACGTGCTCGGTAATATTGAGGAGGCGGTGGCGGAGACCCGCGCGTTGCTGCAGCGTTTCGAGGCGGTCAATGCGAAGTTCGCAGAGCCCATGAGCGACGACGAAATGACCGCGCTCATCGAGGAACAGGCCAGGCTGCAGGACCAGATCGACGCCGCCAACGCGTGGGACTTGGACCGCCAGCTCGAGATCGCGATGGATGCGTTGCGCTGCCCGCCCCCGGACGCCGACGTCAGCAAGATCTCCGGCGGCGAACGGCGACGCGTGGCGTTGTGCCGGTTGTTGTTGCAGAAGCCTGACATGCTGCTGCTCGATGAGCCCACCAACCACCTCGACGCGGAGTCGGTGGCGTGGCTGGAGCGCTACCTCAAGGAGTTCCCGGGCACGGTGGTGGCGATCACGCACGACCGCTACTTCCTGGACAATGTGGCCGGCTGGATTCTCGAGCTCGATCGTGGCAAGGGGATTCCGTGGGAGGGCAATTACTCGTCGTGGCTGGAGCAGAAGGAGCGCCGCCTTGCCACCGAGGAAAAGCAGGAGTCCGCGCGGCGCCGCACACTGCAGCGGGAAATGGAATGGATGCGCATGACGCCCAAGGCGCGCCACCAGCGCAGCAAGGCGCGCATCAACCAGTTCGAGGAACTGCTCAGCGAGAAGGCGCGCGAACGGCGCGACCGCCTCGAAATCGCCATCCCCAGCGGACCGCGCCTGGGCGACCTAGTGGTGGAGGCGCGCGGGTTGCGCAAGGGATACGGCGAGAACATTCTTATCGACGGGCTGGATCTGTCGTTGCCGCGTGGCGGCATCGTGGGAATCATCGGTGCGAACGGCGCGGGCAAGACGACGCTGTTTCGCATGATCACCGGTTCCGAGGCGCCCGACGCGGGCGATCTCAAGGTGGGCGAGACGGTGCAGTTTGCACACGTTGATCAGTTCCGTGATGCACTCGATCCTGCCAAGTCCGTGTGGGAGGAAATCTCGGATGGCGAGGAGTTCATCGAGGTGGGCAAGCGCAAGATGAACTCGCGCGCCTACGTGGCGAGCTTCATGTTCAAGGGCACCGAGCAGAACAAGAAGGTGGGCGCACTATCCGGCGGCGAGCGCAACCGGCTCCACCTGGCCAAGCTCCTCAAGACCGGCGGCAACGTGCTGCTGCTCGACGAGCCCACCAACGATCTCGACGTGAACACGCTACGTGCGCTGGAAGACGCGCTGGTTGAGTTTGCGGGGTGCGCGGTGGTGATCAGCCACGATCGCTGGTTCCTGGACCGCATCGCCACCCACATGCTCGCGTTCGAAGACGACGGGCAGGTGAAGTGGTTCGAGGGCAACTATCAGGACTACGAGGCGGATCGGCACCGCCGGCTCGGCCACGACGCGGACCAGCCGCACCGGATACGCTACAAGAAGATTCACGCCTGA
- a CDS encoding DUF3943 domain-containing protein: protein MLTGNASRYALVLFVLSLVLLSAPDGRASSEDPPGTHRDWGVSWVIRAGGVSGDYGDFLQKGTAWDMSLFKQKGEWRYGVGLMFGSLGWQSPYEHEKEWAHFETFGYASRVFRNDESVRPYLQGRLGIVRIHPRSELFQKAPFEDLASGESPTDAKNGVGLSFIPGLEFDISNGFAVDVSAYVNWFIAGEYNLEDYEGNRPLGDVPNPSSGLEYGARVGATWRPISFDEPVKSASPDTSPLPLASSAKDAWGVTRSPGWAAGEVIMINFGASMFNEYVRQANFNQVSPRSFWANIEEGFTYDDNQFKTNQMIHPFNGSTYFNAGRANGLGFWPSTLYALSGAFIWEAMGETHPMSGNDMVATGIGGVAFGETTYRLSSAVLDNTATGSGRTWREIGGFLIDPVRGFNRFVSGRATRVQGNPSSAYDYRPPRYFTALGVGARITGRGESITDSTQTQAVIDLYINHGSPWENERRKPFDHFDMGVQMNGNDKVPIGRFQIRGDLYSRAFGGEDGEKHAWAVVQHFDYVNNNAYEFGGQSFGLALFSRFRPSARTGIQTRVDVMGTLMAAVNTEYSYVVETPNQERDREYDYGPGAGFSVEAALLRSNRRIFAAAYRAEWINVKNGSVWVPAGNPGSDANHFVEDLWLSLRIPVRGAMSVGLDSSVFFRQSYFSREDFVDTNQRVPQARLYLAWETNR, encoded by the coding sequence ATGCTGACTGGTAACGCGTCAAGATATGCTCTGGTTCTGTTTGTTCTCTCGCTGGTTCTTCTTTCCGCGCCGGATGGACGCGCGTCTTCCGAGGATCCGCCGGGCACCCACCGCGATTGGGGTGTGAGCTGGGTCATTCGTGCAGGAGGCGTAAGCGGAGACTATGGTGACTTTCTGCAGAAGGGCACCGCGTGGGATATGAGCCTGTTCAAGCAGAAGGGCGAGTGGCGCTACGGCGTGGGCCTGATGTTCGGCTCGCTCGGCTGGCAGTCGCCCTACGAGCATGAAAAGGAATGGGCGCACTTTGAAACCTTCGGCTATGCCTCCCGCGTCTTCCGCAACGACGAGAGCGTGCGCCCCTATCTGCAGGGGCGCCTGGGCATCGTGCGCATACACCCGCGCTCGGAGCTCTTTCAAAAGGCGCCGTTTGAAGACCTCGCCTCGGGCGAGAGCCCGACCGACGCCAAGAACGGTGTGGGCCTGTCGTTCATCCCCGGTCTCGAGTTCGATATCTCCAACGGCTTCGCCGTCGACGTTTCCGCATACGTGAACTGGTTTATCGCCGGGGAATACAACCTCGAGGACTACGAAGGCAACCGTCCGCTGGGCGACGTTCCCAATCCGAGCAGCGGGCTGGAGTACGGGGCGCGCGTGGGCGCCACCTGGCGCCCCATCTCGTTCGACGAGCCCGTCAAGAGCGCTTCCCCCGACACCTCGCCGCTTCCGCTCGCCAGCAGCGCAAAGGACGCCTGGGGCGTCACGCGGAGCCCGGGCTGGGCCGCGGGCGAGGTGATTATGATCAATTTCGGTGCATCGATGTTCAACGAGTACGTGCGCCAGGCCAACTTCAACCAGGTCAGCCCGCGCAGCTTCTGGGCGAACATCGAAGAGGGTTTCACCTACGACGACAACCAGTTCAAGACCAACCAGATGATCCACCCGTTCAATGGCAGCACCTACTTCAACGCTGGCCGTGCCAACGGGCTCGGGTTCTGGCCCTCGACTCTGTACGCGCTCAGCGGGGCCTTCATCTGGGAGGCGATGGGAGAGACGCACCCCATGTCCGGTAACGACATGGTCGCCACCGGTATCGGCGGTGTCGCCTTTGGTGAAACGACCTACCGGCTGTCGTCGGCCGTCCTCGACAACACCGCGACCGGCAGCGGCAGAACCTGGCGGGAAATTGGCGGCTTCCTGATCGACCCGGTGCGCGGCTTCAACCGCTTCGTGTCCGGCCGCGCAACCCGCGTGCAGGGCAATCCCTCGAGCGCATACGACTATCGCCCCCCTCGCTACTTCACCGCTCTGGGCGTGGGCGCGCGCATCACGGGAAGAGGCGAGTCCATCACCGACAGCACGCAGACGCAGGCCGTCATCGACCTGTACATCAACCACGGGAGCCCGTGGGAGAACGAGCGCCGCAAGCCGTTCGACCATTTCGACATGGGCGTGCAGATGAACGGCAATGACAAGGTGCCCATCGGGCGCTTCCAGATCCGCGGCGATCTGTATTCGAGGGCGTTCGGCGGAGAAGACGGAGAGAAGCACGCATGGGCCGTCGTTCAGCACTTCGACTACGTCAATAATAACGCCTACGAATTCGGCGGTCAGAGTTTTGGCCTGGCGCTGTTCTCGCGCTTTCGGCCGTCGGCCAGGACGGGAATCCAGACGCGTGTCGACGTGATGGGAACGCTGATGGCGGCGGTCAACACCGAGTACTCGTATGTGGTCGAGACACCGAACCAGGAACGCGATCGTGAGTACGACTACGGTCCGGGTGCCGGTTTCTCGGTGGAAGCCGCCTTGCTGCGCTCCAACCGGCGAATCTTTGCTGCGGCGTATCGCGCCGAATGGATCAACGTGAAGAACGGTTCCGTCTGGGTGCCGGCCGGGAATCCGGGTTCCGACGCGAATCACTTCGTGGAGGACCTGTGGCTGTCGCTGCGCATCCCTGTACGCGGGGCGATGAGCGTGGGACTCGACAGCTCGGTGTTCTTCCGCCAGAGCTATTTCTCGCGCGAAGATTTCGTCGACACCAACCAGCGTGTTCCGCAGGCGAGGCTGTATCTCGCATGGGAGACGAACCGTTAG
- a CDS encoding alpha/beta fold hydrolase: MWAAISRRSRAGFGALALAVALLLVADTLPAADADYCGEYRFASGGLVSVLTEGTTAGTTRLVATIWESGRVGALLADTLDRFTMSPPDADGNTPTITFDRSPGGTIAALTLETPGQVPRHAPRVVTFHEEELLFTSGDATLSGTVKIPVGDGPFPGIVLVHGSGPAGRESVESMARFFVSIGFATLSYDKRGCGGSTGDWKTADLLQLARDALVGVAILRARDDVDPTRVGMWGISQGGWVAPIAASHWTSVAFVINHSGPATSLRRQDTFMMSRVLEMQDVPPDDIDLAVAALNTLYDYGRGKATAAQLDAAVAKTIGRAGLEDFATLTSENIIADSLYAQQPFGDPAWFLHLDPDRDALEPYRLLRCPVLVVYGRLDYTVPVEESVVALGSVFAQRGPADFHMAVLERTGHGMLVMDPEAPQNPALPLSLALEYFALLEDWLSARGF; the protein is encoded by the coding sequence GTGTGGGCCGCGATCAGCCGTAGAAGCCGGGCCGGATTCGGGGCGCTCGCGCTTGCCGTGGCGCTGTTGCTGGTGGCGGACACGCTGCCAGCCGCTGACGCGGACTACTGCGGCGAGTACCGGTTTGCGTCGGGGGGGCTGGTCTCGGTTCTCACAGAAGGCACCACGGCCGGGACCACGCGCCTGGTTGCGACCATCTGGGAGAGCGGACGGGTGGGCGCGTTGCTTGCGGACACCCTCGACCGCTTTACCATGTCGCCGCCGGACGCGGACGGCAACACTCCCACCATCACTTTTGACAGAAGCCCTGGCGGAACCATAGCCGCCCTCACCCTCGAGACGCCCGGGCAGGTGCCGCGCCATGCCCCGCGCGTGGTCACCTTTCACGAAGAAGAACTCCTCTTCACCAGCGGCGACGCCACGCTGTCGGGAACCGTCAAGATTCCAGTCGGCGATGGGCCGTTTCCCGGGATCGTGCTGGTGCACGGCTCCGGACCGGCCGGGCGCGAGTCGGTGGAGTCGATGGCGCGCTTCTTCGTGAGCATCGGCTTTGCCACTCTGAGCTACGACAAGCGCGGTTGCGGAGGATCCACCGGCGACTGGAAGACGGCGGATCTGCTCCAACTCGCGCGCGACGCGCTGGTGGGCGTGGCTATCCTGCGCGCGCGTGATGACGTGGATCCAACGCGTGTGGGGATGTGGGGGATCAGCCAGGGTGGGTGGGTGGCGCCGATTGCCGCATCCCACTGGACGAGCGTGGCCTTCGTCATCAATCATTCGGGGCCGGCCACGAGCCTGCGGCGCCAGGACACCTTCATGATGTCACGGGTGCTGGAGATGCAGGATGTGCCGCCGGACGACATCGACCTCGCCGTGGCCGCCCTCAACACGCTGTACGACTACGGGCGGGGAAAGGCGACGGCGGCGCAACTCGACGCGGCCGTTGCGAAGACCATTGGACGTGCCGGGCTTGAGGACTTCGCGACGTTGACGTCGGAGAACATCATTGCCGACTCGCTGTACGCGCAGCAACCCTTCGGCGATCCCGCCTGGTTCCTCCATCTCGACCCGGACCGCGACGCGCTGGAACCGTATCGACTCCTGCGCTGCCCGGTGCTGGTGGTGTACGGCCGCCTGGACTACACGGTGCCCGTGGAGGAGAGTGTCGTCGCCCTGGGCAGCGTGTTTGCCCAACGGGGCCCCGCCGATTTTCATATGGCCGTGCTGGAACGGACCGGACATGGGATGCTGGTGATGGATCCCGAAGCACCGCAGAACCCCGCCCTTCCGCTCTCGCTGGCGCTCGAGTACTTTGCCCTGCTGGAAGACTGGCTCTCCGCCCGCGGCTTCTGA
- a CDS encoding bifunctional acetate--CoA ligase family protein/GNAT family N-acetyltransferase, with the protein MSVRNLGNIFRPKSITVIGASRTPNSLGYTVLHNLKEGGFTGPIYPVNPKYKRIGNARCFASIADLPEAPDLAVICTPAKTMPAVVRQCGERGIFGLVILSAGFREIGSDGEALEQAIRQEAQKFDGLRILGPNCLGLMAPHASLNASFANATPAKGHIAFLSQSGALCTAVLDWATKEKIGFSNFVSVGNMLDVGMGDLIDYFANDPHTKSIILYVESITEAREFMSAARAFARRKPIIAYKAGRFAESAEAAASHTGAMAGVDAVYQAAFRRAGVVRILEMADMFYCAELLAREKFPRGPRLAIVTNAGGPGVMATDALLERKGVLARLDEKTIDALNGALPPTWSHRNPVDVIGDASPARLATALTGVLDDGGVDAALVVFAPQAVSKPTDSARAVIKVAKASPKPVLASWMGGVSMTQGVDLLTEAGIPAYSTPEQAVRAFMYMVEYARTREVLYETPRDIPMEFKLDRGKLRAVFNTILSEGHDTLTESTSKALLEAYEIPVAKPFAARSVEDAVQFARRIGYPVAMKVMSSDITHKTEVNGVALSLATDDAVHAAYHEIVTTARERRPDAHVEGVTIQPMITHPTGYELIVGAKRDPVFGTVLMVGTGGTAAEVFKDRALELPPLSERLARRMLESLRSWPLLQGYRGRPAVNIDRLIEVLMRLSYLVADYPEIAELDVNPLLVTPQDAIALDARIILDHESLLHPVRPYSHLAIRPYPEEYTRIAKLKDGRRVLLRPIKPEDEPMWHELLASCSQQSIWFRFRYLFKQTTHEMATRFCFIDYDREIAIVAELEENDRRRLIGVGRLVADADRTDAEYAVLVADAFQEAGLGSLLTDYCLEIAKEQGIRKVFAETTPDNPRMIELMKHRDFQLDYSISPDAVLGTRKMDTWKPPVRRADAAPAQR; encoded by the coding sequence ATGTCCGTTCGCAACCTCGGTAACATCTTCCGTCCCAAGAGCATCACCGTCATCGGTGCCAGCCGCACGCCCAACAGTCTCGGGTATACGGTCTTGCACAACCTCAAAGAGGGCGGCTTTACCGGACCAATCTACCCGGTCAATCCCAAGTACAAGCGCATCGGCAACGCCCGGTGCTTCGCGAGCATCGCCGATCTGCCCGAAGCGCCCGACCTGGCCGTCATCTGCACACCGGCGAAGACCATGCCGGCCGTGGTACGGCAGTGTGGCGAGCGCGGCATATTCGGGCTCGTAATTCTGTCTGCCGGTTTTCGCGAGATCGGCAGCGACGGAGAGGCACTCGAGCAGGCGATCCGGCAGGAGGCGCAGAAGTTCGACGGCCTGCGCATCCTGGGACCCAACTGTCTCGGCCTGATGGCGCCGCACGCTTCGCTCAACGCGTCGTTCGCCAACGCGACGCCCGCCAAGGGTCACATCGCGTTCCTCTCGCAGTCCGGCGCGCTGTGCACGGCGGTGCTCGACTGGGCGACCAAGGAGAAGATTGGTTTCTCCAACTTTGTCTCCGTGGGCAACATGCTCGACGTGGGCATGGGTGACCTGATCGACTACTTCGCCAACGACCCCCACACCAAGTCCATCATTCTGTACGTCGAGTCCATTACCGAAGCGCGCGAGTTCATGTCGGCGGCGCGCGCGTTCGCGCGCCGGAAGCCCATCATCGCCTACAAGGCGGGACGCTTTGCCGAGTCGGCGGAGGCGGCCGCATCACATACCGGCGCCATGGCCGGCGTGGACGCGGTCTACCAGGCCGCGTTTCGGCGGGCCGGCGTCGTCCGCATCCTGGAGATGGCGGACATGTTCTACTGCGCAGAGTTGCTGGCGCGGGAGAAGTTTCCACGTGGTCCGCGCCTGGCCATCGTCACCAACGCCGGCGGCCCCGGCGTGATGGCAACCGACGCCCTGTTGGAGCGAAAGGGTGTCCTCGCGAGACTCGACGAGAAGACCATCGACGCGCTCAACGGGGCGCTGCCCCCGACGTGGTCGCACCGCAATCCCGTCGACGTCATCGGGGATGCCTCCCCGGCACGACTTGCCACGGCGTTGACCGGCGTTCTCGACGACGGGGGCGTCGACGCGGCACTGGTGGTATTTGCGCCGCAGGCGGTGAGCAAGCCCACCGACAGCGCCCGTGCCGTCATCAAGGTGGCCAAGGCGTCGCCCAAGCCGGTGCTCGCCTCGTGGATGGGCGGGGTGAGCATGACACAGGGCGTGGATCTGCTCACCGAGGCGGGCATCCCCGCGTACTCGACGCCGGAACAGGCGGTGCGCGCGTTCATGTACATGGTGGAATACGCGCGCACGCGCGAGGTGCTCTACGAAACACCGCGTGACATTCCCATGGAGTTCAAACTCGACCGCGGCAAGTTGCGCGCGGTGTTCAACACCATCCTCAGCGAGGGGCACGACACCCTCACCGAGAGCACCTCCAAGGCGCTGTTGGAGGCATACGAGATACCGGTGGCCAAGCCCTTCGCGGCGCGCTCGGTGGAAGATGCCGTGCAGTTTGCGCGGCGCATCGGCTACCCGGTGGCGATGAAGGTGATGTCCTCCGACATTACCCACAAGACCGAAGTGAACGGGGTGGCGTTGAGCCTCGCCACCGACGATGCGGTGCATGCGGCCTACCATGAGATCGTGACGACCGCGCGCGAGAGGCGGCCCGACGCGCACGTGGAGGGCGTGACCATCCAACCCATGATCACGCATCCCACCGGTTACGAGCTCATCGTGGGCGCCAAACGTGATCCGGTGTTCGGAACGGTGCTGATGGTGGGAACGGGTGGAACGGCGGCTGAGGTGTTCAAGGACCGCGCTCTGGAACTGCCCCCGCTCTCCGAGCGGCTGGCGCGGCGCATGCTGGAGTCGCTGCGTTCGTGGCCGCTGTTGCAGGGTTACCGGGGACGCCCCGCCGTCAACATCGACCGCCTCATCGAAGTTCTCATGCGGCTTTCCTACCTGGTGGCCGATTATCCGGAGATCGCGGAGCTGGACGTGAACCCGCTGCTGGTGACACCGCAGGACGCCATCGCGCTCGACGCACGCATCATCCTGGATCACGAGTCGCTGTTGCACCCGGTGCGACCGTACTCGCACCTGGCCATCCGGCCCTACCCCGAGGAGTACACGCGCATCGCAAAACTCAAGGACGGCCGCCGTGTTCTGCTCCGGCCCATCAAACCGGAGGACGAACCCATGTGGCACGAGTTGCTGGCGAGCTGCTCACAGCAGTCGATCTGGTTTCGCTTCCGCTATCTCTTCAAGCAGACCACGCACGAAATGGCCACGCGCTTCTGCTTCATCGACTACGACCGCGAGATTGCCATCGTGGCGGAACTCGAGGAGAACGACCGGCGGCGGCTGATCGGTGTGGGACGCCTGGTGGCCGACGCGGACCGCACCGACGCCGAGTACGCCGTGCTGGTGGCGGACGCCTTCCAGGAAGCCGGCCTGGGCTCGCTCCTCACCGATTACTGCCTGGAGATAGCGAAGGAGCAGGGCATCCGCAAGGTGTTCGCGGAAACGACACCGGACAATCCGCGCATGATCGAGCTCATGAAACACCGCGACTTTCAGCTCGACTATTCGATATCGCCCGACGCCGTTCTGGGGACGCGCAAGATGGATACGTGGAAGCCGCCCGTTCGGCGCGCGGATGCCGCGCCCGCGCAACGGTGA
- a CDS encoding CBS domain-containing protein, which yields MRIDEIMSKPVVTCRPGDSLDKVVAIMIEYDCGALPVIGADGHIAGIVTDRDVCLAAHNERLPLDGIRAQQAMTTKIVAARPRDSVESVEKLMADNKIRRVPVIDDRGRPVGMVSFNDIVRAAARAHEDDVRVVDTLAAICEPRRGSASALLPTSPRKGH from the coding sequence ATGAGAATCGATGAAATCATGTCGAAGCCGGTCGTAACCTGCCGGCCCGGGGACTCCCTGGACAAGGTTGTTGCGATCATGATCGAGTATGACTGTGGCGCGCTGCCGGTGATTGGCGCCGACGGGCACATTGCCGGCATCGTCACGGACCGCGACGTCTGCCTGGCCGCGCACAACGAGCGGCTCCCCCTGGACGGGATCCGGGCGCAACAGGCCATGACAACGAAGATCGTGGCGGCGCGGCCGCGCGATTCCGTGGAGTCGGTGGAGAAGCTGATGGCGGATAACAAGATCCGTCGCGTACCGGTGATCGACGACCGGGGCCGCCCCGTGGGGATGGTCTCGTTCAACGACATCGTTCGTGCCGCCGCCCGGGCCCACGAGGACGACGTCCGCGTGGTGGACACCCTGGCGGCCATCTGCGAGCCGCGGCGCGGTTCGGCCAGCGCCCTGCTTCCGACCAGCCCCCGCAAGGGTCACTGA